One window of Peteryoungia desertarenae genomic DNA carries:
- the ppx gene encoding exopolyphosphatase — protein sequence MTRSEAQGRLPGIAPVSVVDIGSNSIRLVIYEGLSRAPTVLFNEKVLCGLGKGLATTGKMDAAGVERALAALRRFRALSEQAQATRMYILATAAAREASNGPDFIERAEAILGQHIQVLTGEQEALYSAYGIISGFYHPDGIAGDLGGGSLELIDIQGKTIGPGVTLPLGGLRLSETADGSLLKAKSLSKTQIAAATLLEKGAGRIFYAVGGTWRNIAKLHMEIRKYPLHMMQGYELPYDEIAFFLDEIISGANSRDPAWSTISKNRRALLPFGAVAMREVIEVMRPKSVCFSAQGVREGYLYSLLSEEERGLDPLISAANELAILRARSPEHARELADWTGRMLPFFDIEETVEDSRYRQAACLLADISWRAHPDYRGLQALNLIAHSALISITHPGRAFIALTNYYRFEGLHDDGRTGPLAAIATERLLERAKLIGGLLRVVYLFSASMPGIVNDLTFRRTDNPDIDLEFVVPKAHVDFAGERIEGRLQQLAKLTGKRLAFVFE from the coding sequence ATGACACGATCTGAAGCGCAGGGGCGGCTTCCCGGCATTGCCCCTGTTTCCGTGGTTGATATTGGTTCGAATTCGATCCGTCTCGTCATCTACGAAGGCCTGTCGCGTGCGCCGACGGTATTGTTCAACGAGAAAGTGCTTTGCGGTCTGGGCAAGGGATTGGCCACGACCGGCAAGATGGATGCCGCTGGCGTCGAACGGGCTCTTGCAGCGCTGCGTCGCTTTCGGGCGCTCTCCGAGCAGGCCCAGGCGACCCGCATGTACATCCTGGCAACCGCTGCCGCGCGGGAAGCCTCGAACGGGCCCGATTTCATCGAACGCGCAGAGGCCATTCTTGGCCAGCATATCCAGGTTCTGACCGGTGAGCAGGAGGCTCTTTATTCGGCTTACGGCATCATCAGCGGTTTCTATCATCCCGATGGAATTGCAGGTGATCTTGGCGGTGGTTCGCTCGAACTCATCGATATCCAGGGCAAGACAATCGGTCCCGGCGTGACACTGCCGCTCGGCGGATTGCGCTTGTCGGAAACGGCGGACGGATCACTGCTGAAGGCCAAATCCCTGTCGAAAACGCAGATCGCTGCCGCGACCCTTCTGGAGAAGGGCGCCGGACGGATCTTTTATGCGGTTGGCGGCACATGGCGCAACATCGCCAAGCTGCACATGGAAATCCGCAAATATCCGCTGCATATGATGCAGGGCTATGAACTGCCCTATGATGAAATCGCCTTCTTTCTGGACGAGATCATATCCGGCGCTAATAGCCGCGACCCGGCCTGGTCGACCATCTCCAAGAACCGGCGGGCGCTTCTGCCATTCGGTGCGGTCGCCATGCGCGAAGTGATCGAAGTGATGCGCCCGAAGTCGGTCTGCTTTTCCGCTCAGGGCGTTCGCGAAGGCTATCTCTACTCGCTGCTTTCCGAAGAGGAGCGTGGGCTTGACCCGCTGATTTCTGCGGCGAACGAGCTTGCCATCCTGCGCGCCCGCTCACCCGAGCATGCGCGAGAGCTTGCTGACTGGACAGGACGCATGCTGCCCTTCTTCGATATCGAGGAAACGGTTGAAGACAGCCGCTACCGGCAGGCGGCCTGCCTGCTGGCGGATATCAGCTGGCGTGCCCATCCGGACTATCGCGGTCTGCAGGCACTGAACCTCATTGCCCATTCGGCCTTGATCAGCATCACCCATCCGGGCCGCGCCTTTATCGCGCTGACCAATTACTACCGCTTTGAAGGCCTGCATGATGACGGCAGGACCGGCCCGCTGGCAGCCATTGCCACGGAACGCCTGCTGGAGCGGGCCAAGCTGATCGGCGGATTGCTGAGAGTGGTCTACCTCTTCTCCGCCTCCATGCCGGGGATCGTCAATGATCTGACCTTCCGTCGGACAGACAATCCAGACATCGATCTCGAATTCGTCGTTCCAAAAGCCCATGTCGATTTCGCCGGCGAGCGGATCGAAGGTCGCCTCCAGCAACTGGCGAAACTCACCGGCAAGCGTCTGGCCTTCGTCTTCGAATAG
- a CDS encoding esterase-like activity of phytase family protein encodes MKQVVLTSASLCLLVAGTALAGETVFPSKLVSHVVVPGNTIISAPADAPEHLKTSGKFTTPDRKRAEGLGTIMGKDGHRETGLALPFNGQPLQGFSGIKRMEDGTFWTLSDNGFGSKINSSDAMLMIHHVGFDWDAGAMEVKETVFLSDPDKKAPFPIAMEGAGSRYLTGADFDVESIQPVADGFWIGEEFGPYMLKFSRDGKLTDVIATKAGDIEVKSPDNPTLVVPANPTASMPSFNLRRSGGYEGLAISKDGTKLYAMLEGPLYKQDGTVEMVDSMTALRIIELDATSKNWTGRTWMYPLTEGGVAIGDFNMIDDTTALVIERDNGAGTPDKACADPKAPTADCFANPAKHKRIYKIEMTDENAGRSVRKIGYIDLMKIEDPDNRKRQGGGNGFYDMPFVTIENVDIVDETHIIVGNDNNLPYSAGRSLNAVDDNEFVLLEVGEFLAAK; translated from the coding sequence ATGAAACAGGTTGTTCTGACCTCCGCTTCCCTTTGCCTTCTTGTTGCCGGTACTGCATTGGCCGGTGAAACCGTCTTCCCGTCGAAGCTCGTTTCCCACGTCGTCGTGCCCGGCAACACGATCATTTCGGCGCCTGCAGACGCGCCGGAGCACCTGAAGACGTCCGGCAAGTTCACGACGCCCGACCGCAAGCGCGCCGAAGGGCTCGGAACCATCATGGGCAAGGATGGCCATCGCGAGACCGGTCTCGCCCTGCCCTTCAACGGCCAGCCGCTACAGGGCTTCTCCGGCATCAAGCGCATGGAGGACGGCACGTTCTGGACGCTCTCCGACAACGGCTTTGGTTCCAAGATCAATTCCAGCGACGCCATGCTGATGATCCACCATGTCGGATTTGACTGGGATGCCGGCGCCATGGAGGTCAAGGAAACCGTCTTCCTCAGCGACCCCGACAAGAAGGCCCCCTTCCCGATTGCCATGGAGGGTGCCGGAAGCCGCTACCTCACGGGGGCAGATTTTGACGTTGAATCCATCCAGCCGGTGGCGGACGGCTTCTGGATCGGTGAAGAATTCGGTCCCTACATGCTGAAGTTCAGCCGTGACGGCAAGCTCACTGATGTGATCGCCACGAAGGCCGGTGATATCGAGGTGAAGTCCCCGGATAATCCGACCCTCGTCGTACCGGCCAATCCGACCGCGAGCATGCCAAGCTTCAACCTGCGCCGTTCGGGTGGCTATGAAGGTCTTGCCATCTCCAAGGACGGCACGAAGCTCTACGCCATGCTCGAGGGGCCGCTCTACAAGCAGGACGGCACTGTCGAAATGGTTGACAGCATGACGGCGCTCAGGATCATCGAACTCGATGCCACGTCTAAGAACTGGACGGGCCGCACCTGGATGTATCCGCTGACCGAAGGCGGTGTGGCAATCGGTGACTTCAACATGATCGACGACACGACGGCTCTCGTCATCGAACGCGACAATGGTGCCGGAACGCCTGACAAGGCCTGTGCGGACCCCAAGGCTCCGACTGCAGACTGCTTTGCCAACCCAGCCAAGCACAAGCGCATCTACAAGATCGAGATGACCGATGAGAATGCCGGCCGGTCTGTCCGCAAGATCGGTTATATCGACCTGATGAAAATCGAGGACCCGGACAACAGGAAGCGTCAGGGTGGCGGCAACGGCTTCTACGACATGCCCTTCGTAACGATCGAAAATGTCGATATCGTCGATGAGACCCACATCATCGTCGGCAATGACAACAACCTGCCCTATTCGGCAGGCCGTTCTCTCAATGCCGTGGACGACAACGAATTCGTGCTGCTGGAAGTCGGCGAGTTTCTCGCTGCGAAGTAA
- a CDS encoding aconitase X, whose product MTGAARICGDVVVGGEASGPLVYSTVPLSFWGGVDPETGRVIDQHHPLKGRSLTGCVLAVPTSRGSCSGSGVVLELVLNGCGPSAILLERPEAIISLGVIVAEEMFGQSIPVRILGPDGFAALCNVDHVSLEPAHKKQGAQIALSDHDRAIEAGEHGEAARIAMQIVLRLAALEGARELLDVTQAHIDGCIYTGPGGLAFAERLKELGGKVAVPTTLNAISVDQRRWREQGVDEAFGSAASRLADAYVAMGAQPSFTCAPYVLQTAPKRDEQIVWAESNAVVYANSVLGARTMKYPDYLDICIALTGRAPKAGCHLDSGRQPQLHVQVPELKGLDDSFYPLLGYLIGSIATDEIPLIEGLERAMPSSDDLKAFGAAFATSSAAPMFHVAGVTPEAMEPAAFAALSLKTVQITIDDLRAAWDELNGAAIGPVDLVSLGNPHFSLSEIAALAKICEDRKTAATSSIIVTCGRAVLDEAIAAGHVAELESFGVSFVTDTCWCMIGEPIIPPAARVIMTNSGKYAHYGPGLSGRDMRFGSLADCVEAAVTGECRGHLPGYLS is encoded by the coding sequence ATGACGGGTGCTGCCAGGATCTGCGGTGACGTTGTTGTCGGTGGCGAGGCTTCCGGCCCTCTCGTCTACAGCACGGTCCCCTTGAGCTTCTGGGGTGGGGTCGACCCTGAAACTGGGCGGGTGATCGACCAGCATCATCCACTTAAAGGTCGGTCACTGACCGGCTGCGTGCTCGCCGTGCCGACCAGCCGTGGCTCCTGCTCCGGAAGCGGGGTCGTTCTGGAACTCGTCCTGAATGGGTGCGGTCCTTCGGCGATCCTGCTGGAGCGACCGGAAGCGATCATCTCTCTCGGCGTCATCGTGGCTGAAGAAATGTTCGGGCAGTCGATCCCTGTCAGAATACTAGGGCCGGATGGTTTTGCCGCCCTTTGCAACGTCGACCATGTATCCCTTGAGCCTGCTCACAAAAAACAAGGCGCACAGATCGCACTGTCGGATCATGACCGGGCAATCGAGGCGGGAGAGCATGGCGAGGCAGCGCGGATCGCCATGCAGATCGTGCTGCGGCTGGCGGCCCTTGAGGGCGCTCGCGAACTGTTGGATGTCACGCAGGCGCATATCGACGGCTGCATCTATACCGGACCCGGCGGACTTGCCTTCGCCGAAAGGCTCAAAGAGCTCGGGGGCAAGGTCGCTGTGCCAACCACGCTCAATGCAATTTCCGTCGATCAGAGGCGGTGGCGCGAACAGGGCGTCGACGAAGCATTCGGCAGCGCTGCGAGCCGTCTGGCGGATGCCTATGTGGCAATGGGCGCGCAGCCAAGCTTCACCTGTGCTCCCTATGTGCTCCAGACGGCTCCCAAGCGTGATGAACAGATCGTCTGGGCCGAGTCGAATGCCGTCGTCTATGCCAACAGCGTGCTCGGCGCCCGGACGATGAAATATCCCGATTACCTGGATATCTGTATTGCGCTGACCGGGCGGGCGCCGAAGGCAGGCTGTCACCTCGACAGCGGACGGCAGCCGCAGCTGCACGTCCAGGTTCCCGAGCTCAAAGGCCTTGATGACAGTTTCTATCCGCTCCTCGGCTATCTGATCGGCTCGATCGCGACCGACGAGATCCCGTTGATCGAGGGGCTTGAAAGGGCAATGCCCTCATCGGATGATCTGAAAGCCTTTGGCGCAGCCTTCGCCACCAGTTCGGCGGCCCCGATGTTCCATGTTGCCGGCGTGACACCGGAGGCAATGGAGCCTGCAGCTTTCGCGGCGCTCTCCCTGAAAACGGTGCAGATAACCATCGACGATCTTCGCGCAGCCTGGGACGAGTTGAATGGTGCAGCGATCGGTCCCGTAGATCTCGTTTCGCTCGGCAATCCGCATTTCTCTCTTTCGGAGATCGCGGCGCTGGCCAAAATCTGCGAGGATCGAAAGACGGCGGCGACTTCAAGCATCATTGTCACCTGCGGGCGTGCGGTCCTCGATGAGGCAATTGCGGCCGGCCATGTAGCCGAGCTTGAAAGCTTTGGCGTGTCCTTTGTCACCGACACCTGCTGGTGCATGATAGGCGAACCAATCATCCCGCCCGCTGCCCGCGTCATCATGACGAATTCGGGCAAATATGCGCATTACGGTCCCGGTCTATCCGGACGGGACATGCGGTTTGGAAGCCTAGCGGACTGCGTCGAGGCCGCAGTCACAGGCGAGTGTCGCGGGCATCTGCCCGGCTATCTGTCCTAA
- a CDS encoding DUF2891 domain-containing protein has translation MTTLDEAMADRFARIALGHVEREYPNHILHALEGPDDARTPRELHPVFCGSYDWHSCVHGYWMLARLLRLFPQMDAAPAIRVLFERALVPEKVAGECDYFDRPLARGYERPYGWGWLLKLAAELHAHEEDRWRQALQPLTDRITRRFMDFLPLATYPVRVGTHYNTAFALRLAADYAETADDQALLRLLTETAQRWYGTDEDCPAWGEPSGDDFLSPTLIEAECMRRLMQPSAFSDWFPRFLPKLDQGQPACLFAPARVSDRSDGKIAHLDGLNLSRAWCLSVLATTHPENSPTKASLEAAASQHLAAGLKHVAGDYMGEHWLASFAVLAMTEPR, from the coding sequence ATGACGACACTTGACGAGGCCATGGCCGACCGGTTTGCGCGGATTGCGCTGGGCCATGTTGAGCGGGAATATCCGAACCATATCCTGCATGCTCTGGAGGGGCCCGACGATGCACGGACACCCCGTGAGCTTCATCCTGTCTTCTGTGGCAGTTATGACTGGCATTCCTGCGTGCATGGCTATTGGATGCTGGCGCGCCTCTTGCGGCTTTTCCCGCAGATGGATGCAGCACCGGCGATCCGCGTCCTTTTCGAGCGGGCACTGGTCCCGGAAAAGGTCGCTGGCGAATGCGACTATTTCGACCGGCCACTGGCGCGGGGCTATGAGCGCCCCTATGGCTGGGGCTGGCTGCTGAAGCTTGCCGCAGAACTCCATGCCCATGAAGAAGATCGATGGAGGCAGGCCCTTCAGCCGCTGACCGATCGGATCACCAGGCGCTTCATGGATTTCCTGCCGCTTGCCACCTATCCGGTCCGCGTCGGCACCCATTACAACACCGCCTTTGCGCTTCGGCTTGCTGCAGACTATGCCGAGACCGCCGATGACCAGGCACTGCTGCGTCTGCTAACTGAGACTGCGCAACGGTGGTATGGCACGGACGAGGACTGTCCCGCCTGGGGCGAGCCGAGCGGCGACGATTTTCTGTCCCCGACCCTGATCGAAGCCGAATGCATGCGACGGCTCATGCAGCCGAGCGCCTTTTCGGATTGGTTTCCCCGCTTCTTGCCGAAGCTCGACCAAGGACAACCTGCCTGCCTCTTCGCCCCGGCGCGCGTGTCTGACCGCTCGGACGGCAAGATTGCCCATCTCGATGGCCTCAATCTGAGCCGGGCCTGGTGCTTGTCAGTGCTTGCGACGACTCACCCCGAGAATTCCCCGACCAAGGCATCTCTCGAAGCCGCAGCCAGTCAGCACCTTGCTGCCGGTCTCAAGCATGTCGCCGGCGACTATATGGGCGAACATTGGCTGGCGAGTTTCGCAGTCCTTGCCATGACGGAGCCGCGATGA
- a CDS encoding small ribosomal subunit Rsm22 family protein, with product MELPAALRAAVDQMLVGEPVERLAKASAILSDRYRREVRDGRLHIDDALAAKAYLATRLPATFAAVRAAMTMVEESLPDFQPHHQIDLGCGPGTAFWAAQDTWASLAEADMVEASPAIRRVGEALAKEASAQSRWHAGDVTLRIPDLAAADLVTLTYVLDELPPTSLAPLVSRFWNLTKGVLVIIEPGTTAGWQRILAARQTLIEAGAHLVAPCAHARDCAIVAPDWCHFSRRVARSRVHRLAKGAEVPWEDEKYIFIAASRMVAEPAQARVLSPPRISGGVARLKLCRQDGRITEAVISKRQGDAFRVARRADWGDGLALEIET from the coding sequence ATGGAGCTTCCCGCCGCCCTTCGAGCTGCCGTTGATCAGATGCTTGTCGGTGAGCCGGTGGAGCGGCTCGCCAAGGCAAGTGCCATTCTGTCGGATCGCTATCGACGCGAGGTGCGTGACGGACGATTGCATATCGATGATGCGCTTGCGGCCAAGGCCTATCTTGCCACCCGCCTGCCCGCCACCTTTGCCGCCGTTCGCGCTGCCATGACCATGGTCGAGGAGAGCCTTCCCGATTTTCAACCGCATCACCAGATCGACCTTGGTTGCGGACCGGGCACGGCCTTCTGGGCGGCTCAGGACACCTGGGCAAGCCTTGCCGAGGCCGACATGGTGGAGGCGAGCCCCGCCATCCGCAGGGTCGGCGAAGCCTTGGCCAAAGAGGCATCCGCCCAGAGCCGCTGGCATGCCGGAGACGTCACGCTCCGCATCCCGGATCTTGCGGCGGCTGATCTGGTCACGCTGACCTATGTGCTCGACGAATTGCCGCCGACAAGCCTTGCCCCTCTGGTCTCGCGCTTCTGGAACCTCACCAAGGGCGTGCTCGTCATCATCGAGCCCGGCACGACCGCCGGATGGCAGAGGATCCTTGCTGCCCGACAGACACTGATCGAGGCCGGCGCTCATCTCGTTGCACCCTGTGCCCATGCCAGGGACTGCGCGATTGTTGCGCCGGACTGGTGCCATTTCTCCAGACGTGTGGCGCGGTCGCGTGTGCATCGGCTGGCCAAGGGAGCGGAGGTCCCGTGGGAGGACGAGAAATACATCTTCATCGCCGCCTCCCGAATGGTCGCTGAACCGGCTCAAGCGCGGGTTCTCTCCCCGCCTCGCATCTCCGGCGGGGTTGCGCGACTAAAGCTCTGTCGTCAGGATGGTCGCATTACCGAGGCGGTGATCAGCAAACGCCAGGGCGATGCCTTCCGCGTCGCGCGACGTGCCGACTGGGGCGATGGGCTGGCCCTGGAGATCGAAACATGA
- a CDS encoding GNAT family N-acetyltransferase: MPALSLRRAVPEDIAFIMATERLPGYDSFIGRFSELTHHAQLRDPAFAYLVGEDEDGVPTGFVILKDLDNPAGNVCVKRIAVAKPEAGYGSLLLAGAVDFAFRDAETYRLWLDVVPGNERARKVYRKTGFSEEGIMRQCACLPSGERTDLILMSILRPEWAARHG, from the coding sequence ATGCCGGCGCTTTCCCTGCGCCGCGCCGTGCCGGAAGACATTGCGTTCATCATGGCGACCGAACGTCTGCCCGGCTATGACAGCTTCATCGGACGCTTTTCCGAGCTTACGCATCATGCGCAATTGCGCGATCCAGCCTTTGCCTATCTGGTTGGAGAGGATGAGGACGGTGTACCTACGGGTTTCGTTATCCTGAAGGATCTCGACAATCCGGCAGGCAATGTCTGCGTGAAGCGTATCGCGGTGGCAAAGCCTGAGGCCGGTTATGGCTCCCTTCTTCTGGCAGGTGCCGTCGACTTTGCCTTTCGCGACGCGGAAACCTATCGGCTGTGGCTGGATGTGGTTCCGGGCAATGAGCGCGCCCGAAAGGTCTATCGCAAGACAGGTTTTTCCGAAGAGGGCATCATGCGCCAATGCGCCTGTCTGCCAAGTGGCGAACGCACCGACCTGATCCTGATGTCCATCCTACGCCCGGAATGGGCGGCGCGGCATGGGTGA
- the rnd gene encoding ribonuclease D, which produces MIETTAALEEACSRLAQSDFITIDTEFLRETTFWPELCLIQMACPGYEVIVDPLAKGLDLAPFFALMGNPAVTKVFHAARQDIEIIFHLGKLIPHPIFDTQVAAMVCGFGDSVSYDQLVQKVKNVHIDKTSRFTDWSRRPLSEKQLDYALADVTHLRDVYLKLKAELEREGRAEWLTEEMAILESQETYDLHPNDAWQRLKMRLRKPQELAVMQYVAAWREREARSRNVPRSRVLKDDAIYEIAQQQPKDTEALGRLRTIPKGWERSASGAQIVEQVNAALALPKSEMPHVQRHTHAPEGTQSAVELLKVLLRLTCEKHGVASKVIANSDDLEKIAAEGDAAQVPALSGWRRELFGDLALKLISGGVGLRFVDKRVEAVEF; this is translated from the coding sequence ATGATCGAAACCACTGCCGCGCTTGAGGAGGCTTGCAGCCGCCTTGCCCAATCCGACTTCATCACCATCGACACGGAATTCCTCCGCGAAACGACATTCTGGCCAGAGCTTTGCCTGATCCAGATGGCCTGCCCCGGCTATGAGGTGATTGTCGACCCGCTGGCAAAGGGTCTCGATCTCGCTCCCTTTTTTGCTTTGATGGGCAATCCTGCGGTGACCAAGGTGTTCCATGCGGCCCGACAGGATATCGAAATCATCTTCCATCTCGGCAAGCTGATCCCCCATCCGATCTTCGACACGCAGGTTGCAGCCATGGTCTGCGGCTTCGGCGATTCGGTCTCCTATGACCAACTCGTGCAGAAGGTGAAAAACGTTCATATCGACAAGACATCACGTTTTACCGACTGGAGCCGCCGTCCCCTTTCCGAGAAGCAGCTCGACTATGCACTCGCCGACGTGACCCATCTTCGCGACGTCTATCTGAAGCTGAAGGCGGAGCTGGAGCGGGAAGGACGCGCGGAATGGCTGACGGAGGAAATGGCGATCCTGGAATCCCAGGAGACCTATGACCTGCATCCCAATGATGCCTGGCAGCGGCTGAAGATGCGGCTGCGCAAGCCGCAGGAACTGGCCGTCATGCAATATGTCGCCGCATGGCGCGAACGTGAGGCGCGTTCCCGCAATGTGCCGCGCTCGCGGGTGCTCAAGGACGATGCGATCTATGAAATCGCCCAGCAGCAGCCGAAGGACACCGAAGCGCTGGGTCGGCTCAGAACCATTCCGAAGGGCTGGGAGCGCTCGGCCTCGGGTGCGCAGATTGTCGAGCAGGTCAATGCTGCGCTGGCGCTGCCCAAGTCGGAAATGCCGCATGTGCAGCGCCATACCCACGCGCCGGAAGGCACTCAGTCTGCCGTCGAACTGTTGAAGGTTCTTCTGCGGCTCACCTGCGAGAAGCATGGTGTTGCCTCGAAGGTGATCGCCAACAGCGATGATCTGGAAAAGATTGCGGCTGAAGGTGATGCCGCTCAGGTTCCTGCCCTTTCCGGCTGGCGCCGTGAGCTTTTCGGCGACCTTGCCCTGAAGCTCATCTCCGGCGGCGTCGGGCTGCGTTTCGTCGACAAGCGTGTCGAAGCGGTGGAGTTCTGA
- a CDS encoding MFS transporter encodes MHDIRPLIPLLVTAGILIGGNGLQGTFVSLRALEEGFSASVIGVIGTGYFLGFVIGCVYVTKIMRAIGHIRTFSALAAIASAASIAMALVIDPFSWFLMRLVQGICFAGLFAVVESWLNARVTNATRARTLSVYRFVDLGAVTMAQYLIPLVGLSGFDLFAIISMILTLSLVPISFADRSSPAPPEDVKFDVKVLWSISPLATIGCIVIGLTNSSFRSLGPIYADGIGMSVTAIATFMSIGIFAGIVLQYPLGHYSDKLDRRVIILVATFGAAASSAYLAFFAGDGELANFIGIFAFGAFALPLYSLCSAHANDHAAPGQHALVSAGTLFFWSLGAVIGPLFASFLIDLFGPHALFVYIIVVLGTFMIYTLFRITIREGVPVEERRMRFRSLLRTSFFFSKLATPPAKRDDR; translated from the coding sequence ATGCATGACATCCGTCCGCTTATTCCCCTCCTCGTCACCGCCGGCATTCTGATTGGCGGCAACGGGCTTCAAGGCACCTTCGTTTCGCTCCGCGCCCTTGAAGAAGGTTTCTCCGCTTCCGTGATCGGCGTCATCGGCACCGGATATTTCCTCGGCTTTGTCATCGGCTGCGTCTATGTCACCAAAATCATGCGGGCGATCGGCCATATCCGCACCTTCTCGGCGCTGGCGGCCATCGCATCGGCTGCCTCGATCGCCATGGCCCTGGTCATCGATCCCTTCTCCTGGTTCCTCATGCGCCTCGTGCAGGGCATCTGCTTTGCCGGTCTCTTTGCCGTTGTCGAAAGCTGGCTCAATGCGCGGGTGACGAATGCGACGCGGGCGAGAACGCTTTCGGTCTATCGTTTCGTCGATCTCGGCGCCGTCACGATGGCACAATATCTGATCCCGCTGGTCGGCCTCAGCGGCTTTGATCTCTTTGCCATCATCTCGATGATCCTGACGCTCTCGCTGGTGCCGATCTCCTTTGCGGACCGCTCCAGCCCTGCCCCTCCGGAGGATGTGAAGTTCGACGTCAAGGTGCTGTGGTCGATTTCGCCGCTGGCGACGATCGGCTGCATCGTTATCGGGCTGACCAATTCAAGCTTCCGCTCGCTCGGCCCGATCTATGCGGATGGCATTGGCATGTCGGTGACGGCGATTGCCACCTTCATGAGCATCGGCATCTTTGCCGGGATCGTGCTGCAATATCCGCTCGGCCATTATTCGGACAAGCTCGACCGGCGCGTCATCATACTTGTAGCAACCTTCGGGGCTGCGGCATCCTCGGCCTATCTCGCTTTCTTTGCAGGCGATGGAGAGCTTGCGAACTTCATCGGGATCTTTGCCTTCGGCGCCTTTGCGCTGCCGCTCTATTCACTGTGTTCTGCCCATGCGAATGATCATGCCGCACCCGGCCAGCATGCCCTTGTGTCCGCAGGCACCCTGTTCTTCTGGTCGCTCGGTGCCGTGATCGGCCCGCTCTTTGCCTCCTTCCTGATCGATCTCTTTGGGCCACATGCGCTCTTCGTCTACATCATCGTCGTGCTTGGCACATTTATGATCTACACGCTGTTCCGCATCACGATCCGGGAGGGCGTGCCCGTCGAAGAACGGCGCATGCGCTTCCGCAGCCTGTTGCGAACCTCTTTCTTCTTCTCCAAGCTCGCAACCCCGCCCGCCAAACGTGACGATCGCTAG
- a CDS encoding DUF1772 domain-containing protein, whose translation MWGLDAANPALAIGAMQAMNASVRNMVFAPAFFGTPFILFATALLAWFSRMKAASLLFGIGGLIYLLGGMMLTMSVNVPMNEALAAVAIPQDAAEAQRIWENYSGPWQFWNTIRTIVSGVTLALTGIAIFTLRPKDRMILSFNDPK comes from the coding sequence ATGTGGGGTCTCGATGCGGCCAATCCCGCGCTTGCGATTGGCGCAATGCAGGCCATGAACGCGTCGGTGAGAAACATGGTGTTTGCGCCAGCCTTCTTTGGGACACCCTTTATCCTTTTCGCGACGGCCTTGCTTGCTTGGTTCTCGCGTATGAAGGCTGCGAGCCTGCTCTTTGGGATCGGCGGTCTGATTTACTTACTCGGCGGAATGATGCTCACGATGAGCGTAAACGTGCCAATGAACGAAGCGCTTGCCGCCGTCGCCATTCCGCAGGATGCAGCCGAAGCACAACGCATCTGGGAAAACTATTCGGGGCCTTGGCAGTTCTGGAACACTATTCGCACAATTGTCAGCGGCGTCACGCTGGCGCTGACCGGCATCGCCATCTTCACGTTGCGGCCTAAAGACCGCATGATCCTGTCTTTCAACGATCCTAAGTAG
- a CDS encoding TetR/AcrR family transcriptional regulator produces MATPKQIARRERIEESAYTVLKEVGYKAASLLVIAQRASVSNETLYKWYGNKQGLFRSLVEANARETKDLLEAALRANSDPVDTLVALGPILLSLVTGEKAIVLNRAAAGDISDTRTLGPAIAKFGRDTIAPLLRDLLEAASRSGVIACDDPASAADIYFRLLIGDLQVRRVIGAVDELPPSEIERRASQAVTLFLQLHAPAGGARSLPSAHTRPSQ; encoded by the coding sequence ATGGCTACACCCAAACAGATCGCTCGGCGCGAACGCATAGAAGAATCCGCTTATACGGTGCTTAAGGAGGTCGGATACAAGGCCGCATCCTTGCTTGTTATCGCGCAGCGCGCGTCGGTTTCCAATGAAACGCTCTACAAATGGTATGGCAATAAGCAGGGACTGTTTCGATCCTTGGTCGAAGCCAATGCCAGAGAGACCAAGGATCTGCTGGAAGCTGCGCTTCGAGCCAACAGCGATCCGGTCGATACGCTTGTCGCACTCGGCCCCATCCTGCTGTCCCTCGTCACCGGCGAAAAAGCTATCGTGCTCAATCGCGCGGCGGCTGGTGATATCAGCGATACGAGAACACTCGGCCCGGCGATTGCAAAATTCGGGCGCGATACCATCGCGCCCCTGCTCCGCGACTTGCTAGAAGCTGCGAGTCGGTCCGGGGTAATCGCCTGCGACGACCCAGCCTCTGCCGCCGACATCTATTTTCGCCTGTTGATTGGCGATCTTCAGGTTCGCCGGGTCATCGGCGCCGTGGACGAACTGCCGCCCTCGGAAATCGAGCGACGCGCGAGCCAAGCCGTCACACTATTCCTGCAACTCCATGCGCCCGCCGGTGGCGCGCGTTCTTTGCCATCCGCTCACACGAGACCTTCACAATGA